One Littorina saxatilis isolate snail1 linkage group LG10, US_GU_Lsax_2.0, whole genome shotgun sequence DNA window includes the following coding sequences:
- the LOC138978967 gene encoding uncharacterized protein, which produces MSVTRSSQPDTHLSQRVSILCHSDVSGQRNTTLVARLAESVPGLHLWAAGVRHDAIPPSLQPEPLTVPLRCAPSVLREVQTAVGRYKGQVHNYSDSGVPAPGDGLRVIRLSHHGNAHRGRWPVECQQCGKEVAAELRRLGVGSGGSSLFNSPTPLSYRDVFILTRSSELQDDIEDDAGQVTSRASGVVRGLRDEGLPVCVLGYQEFRHNRARWERYVHDLAVAATDRVTVTDYGWVQGLERRVVVMLPGRNKASDEGRSDEDIDLNDRVLAASRCTTQLIMVDMPPVTTATSTAT; this is translated from the exons ATGAGTGTGACACGTTCCTCCCAGCCAGACACACATCTCTCACAAcgtgtctccattctgtgtcacagtgATGTGTCAGGTCAACGCAACACTACACTGGTGGCCCGTCTGGCGGAGAGCGTTCCCGGCCTGCACCTGTGGGCGGCAGGTGTTCGTCACGACGCCATCCCCCCATCACTGCAGCCTGAACCGCTCACCGTCCCTCTCCGCTGTGCTCCCTCCGTGCTGCGGGAGGTACAGACAGCGGTTGGCAGGTACAAAGGTCAAGTCCACAACTACAGCGACAGCGGTGTACCTGCCCCTGGGGACGGACTGCGCGTGATACGGCTGAGTCACCATGGCAACGCTCACAGAGGTCGGTGGCCAGTAGAGTGCCAACAGTGCGGTAAGGAGGTCGCCGCCGAGCTGCGCCGTCTTGGTGTGGGCAGTGGGG GTAGCAGCCTCTTCAACAGTCCCACCCCACTGAGCTACCGCGACGTGTTCATCCTCACGCGGAGTTCAGAACTACAGGATGACATCGAGGATGACGCAGGCCAGGTGACGTCACGAGCTAGCGGCGTGGTGCGCGGTCTGCGTGATGAAGGCTTACCGGTGTGTGTGCTGGGGTACCAAGAGTTTAGACACAACAGGGCGAGGTGGGAGAGATATGTGCACGACTTGGCGGTGGCGGCAACAGACCGTGTCACAGTAACAGACTATGGCTGGGTGCAAGGCTTGGAGCGGCGTGTGGTGGTGATGCTGCCAGGCAGGAACAAGGCGAGTGATGAAGGAAGGAGTGATGAGGACATTGATCTTAATGACAGAGTGTTAGCAGCATCGCGCTGTACCACACAGCTCATCATGGTGGACATGCCTCCTGTCACCACCGCCACTTCCACCGCCACCTGA